A single genomic interval of Primulina huaijiensis isolate GDHJ02 chromosome 7, ASM1229523v2, whole genome shotgun sequence harbors:
- the LOC140980237 gene encoding phosphoenolpyruvate carboxylase-like — translation MATRNLEKMASIDAQLRLLVPGKVSEDDKLIEYDALLLDRFLDILQDLHGEDLKETVQECYELSAEYEGKHDPNKLEELGNVLTSLDPGDSIVIAKAFSHMLNLANLAEEVQLAYRRRIKKKRGDYTDENSAATESDIEETLKRLVVDLKKSPQEIFYALKNQTVDLVFTAHPTQSVRRSLLQKHGRIRNCLAQLYAKDITPDDKQELDEALQREIQAAFRTDEIRRTPPTPQDEMRAGMSYFHETIWKGVPKFLRRVDTALKNIGIDERVPYNAPLIQFSSWMGGDRDGNPRVTPEVTRDVCLLARMMAANLYCSQIEDLMFELSMWRCSDELRVRADELHRYSKRDAKHFIEFWKTIPPNEPYRVILGDVRDKLYQTRERARHLLAQETSEIPEEATYTNIEQFLEPLELCYRSLCSCGDQPIADGSLLDFLRQVSTFGLSLVKLDIRQESDRHTDVLDAITQHLEIGSYREWSEEKRQEWLLSELRGKRPLFGPDLPKTEEISDVLNTFHVLAELPPDCFGAYIISMATSPSDVLAVELLQRECRVNPSLRVVPLFEKLDDLEAAPSAVARLFSIDWYRNHINGKQEVMIGYSDSGKDAGRLSAAWQLYKAQEELIKVAKQYGVKLTMFHGRGGTVGRGGGPTHLAILSQPPDTIHGSLRVTVQGEVIEQSFGEEHLCFRTLQRFTAATLEHGMHPPIAPKPEWRALLDEIAVVATEEYRSIVFNEPRFVEYFRLATPELEYGRMNIGSRPSKRKPSGGIESLRAIPWIFAWTQTRFHLPVWLGFGAAFKCAIEKDVRNLKILQEMYNKWPFFRVTIDLVEMVFAKGDPGIAALYDKLLVSKDLLPFGENLRSNYEETKSLLLKIAAHKEILEGDPYLKQRLRLRDSYITTLNVCQAYTLKRIREPNYRVELRPHICKEYIDSKPAAELVTLNPTSDYAPGLEDTLILTMKGIAAGLQNTG, via the exons ATGGCGACGAGGAATCTGGAGAAGATGGCATCCATTGATGCGCAGCTGAGGCTTTTGGTGCCCGGAAAGGTGTCGGAGGATGACAAGCTTATCGAGTACGACGCTTTGCTTCTGGATCGGTTTCTCGACATTTTACAGGATTTACATGGCGAGGATCTCAAGGAGACG GTGCAAGAATGTTACGAGCTTTCTGCTGAGTATGAAGGTAAACATGATCCCAACAAGTTGGAGGAGCTCGGAAACGTATTGACAAGTTTGGACCCTGGGGATTCTATTGTTATAGCAAAAGCTTTTTCTCACATGCTTAACTTGGCCAATTTGGCTGAGGAGGTTCAGCTTGCTTATCGTAGGcgaataaaaaagaaaaggggAGATTATACAGATGAGAACTCCGCGGCTACTGAATCAGACATCGAAGAGACGCTCAAGAGACTTGTGGTTGATTTAAAAAAGTCCCCACAGGAAATTTTTTATGCACTGAAGAACCAGACTGTGGACCTGGTCTTCACTGCTCATCCTACTCAATCTGTCCGAAGATCGTTGCTTCAGAAACATGGAAG GATTCGGAATTGTTTGGCGCAGTTATATGCTAAAGACATCACTCCTGATGATAAACAGGAGCTTGACGAAGCATTACAGAGGGAG ATTCAAGCTGCTTTCCGAACCGATGAAATCCGCAGGACTCCTCCTACTCCGCAAGACGAAATGAGGGCAGGAATGAGCTATTTTCATGAAACGATTTGGAAAGGTGTTCCAAAGTTTCTACGCAGAGTTGATACCGCCCTTAAAAATATAGGGATTGACGAACGGGTTCCGTACAACGCCCCTCTAATTCAATTTTCTTCTTGGATGGGTGGAGACCGTGAtg GTAATCCAAGGGTAACTCCTGAGGTCACTAGGGATGTTTGCTTATTGGCCAGAATGATGGCCGCCAATTTATACTGTTCACAAATAGAGGACCTCATGTTTGAG TTATCCATGTGGCGTTGTAGCGATGAACTTCGTGTCCGAGCTGATGAACTCCATCGGTATTCAAAGAGAGATGCAAAGCATTTCATAG AATTTTGGAAAACAATCCCGCCAAACGAGCCCTATCGTGTGATTCTTGGAGATGTGAGGGACAAGCTCTATCAGACACGTGAACGTGCTCGCCATTTATTAGCTCAAGAAACTTCTGAGATCCCAGAAGAGGCGACTTACACCAATATTGAGCAG TTCTTGGAACCCCTAGAACTTTGTTACAGATCTCTTTGCTCCTGCGGAGACCAGCCAATAGCTGATGGGAGCCTTCTTGATTTCTTAAGGCAAGTTTCCACCTTTGGGCTTTCACTAGTGAAGCTCGATATACGACAAGAATCCGACAGGCACACTGATGTCCTGGATGCCATCACCCAACATTTAGAAATAGGTTCTTACCGAGAATGGTCCGAGGAAAAGAGGCAAGAATGGCTCTTGTCTGAGCTCCGCGGTAAACGTCCCTTGTTTGGACCTGACCTTCCAAAAACAGAAGAAATTTCTGATGTTTTAAACACTTTTCATGTCTTGGCTGAACTCCCACCAGACTGCTTCGGTGCCTACATCATTTCAATGGCCACTTCACCATCTGATGTGTTGGCAGTCGAGCTTCTACAACGTGAATGCCGTGTGAATCCGTCATTGAGAGTCGTTCCTCTTTTTGAGAAATTAGATGATTTGGAGGCTGCTCCATCTGCTGTTGCCCGTCTTTTCTCCATCGATTGGTATAGAAATCATATCAATGGGAAACAAGAAGTCATGATCGGGTACTCAGACTCTGGCAAGGATGCTGGCCGGCTATCAGCTGCTTGGCAACTGTACAAGGCTCAAGAGGAGCTTATCAAAGTTGCTAAGCAATACGGTGTAAAACTCACTATGTTCCACGGTCGAGGTGGAACGGTTGGACGAGGAGGTGGTCCTACTCACCTTGCTATACTGTCTCAACCACCGGATACTATCCATGGATCACTTCGTGTTACCGTTCAGGGTGAAGTTATTGAACAATCTTTTGGAGAGGAACACCTGTGTTTCAGAACACTCCAACGTTTTACTGCTGCTACACTCGAACATGGAATGCATCCTCCAATCGCCCCAAAACCTGAATGGCGTGCCCTTTTGGATGAAATTGCTGTTGTTGCAACTGAGGAGTACCGATCAATAGTCTTCAACGAACCCCGCTTTGTTGAATATTTTCGCCTT gcGACGCCGGAACTGGAGTATGGTCGAATGAACATAGGTAGTCGTCCATCAAAACGGAAGCCTAGTGGAGGCATTGAATCACTGAGAGCCATTCCTTGGATCTTTGCCTGGACACAGACAAGATTCCATCTCCCTGTTTGGCTCGGTTTTGGAGCAGCATTCAAATGCGCCATCGAAAAAGACGTTAGAAACCTAAAAATACTTCAGGAAATGTATAATAAATGGCCTTTCTTTAGAGTCACCATTGATTTAGTTGAGATGGTTTTCGCCAAGGGAGACCCCGGTATCGCTGCATTGTATGACAAACTCCTTGTATCTAAAGATTTGTTGCCATTCGGTGAGAATTTGAGGTCCAACTACGAGGAAACCAAGAGTCTTCTGCTCAAG ATAGCTGCACACAAGGAAATCTTGGAAGGGGATCCATACTTGAAGCAACGACTCCGCTTACGTGATTCATACATCACGACCTTGAATGTATGTCAAGCATATACTTTGAAGCGAATTCGTGAACCGAACTACCGTGTGGAGCTGAGGCCTCATATTTGCAAGGAGTATATCGATTCGAAGCCAGCTGCAGAACTGGTTACGTTGAACCCCACGAGTGATTACGCCCCCGGATTAGAGGACACCCTCATCTTAACCATGAAAGGTATCGCTGCTGGACTGCAAAACACAGGCTAA